Within Amycolatopsis sp. cg5, the genomic segment GATCCAAGTCGTTCCCGGACAAGAAGCTGACCCAGGCGAACGCGTTCCTGAACCAGATGCAAAACGACGTCCTCACCGGAGACTTCATCGATCCGGACGCCGGGGACATCACGTTTCGTGTCTACACGGCACAGTGGCGCAAAGGCCAGTCGACCGACGCCGGGACTCGCCAGACCGTGACCAACAAGCTTAGGACGGCGATTTTCCCTTTCCTGGGCGACAAAACGCTGAAGGTCGCAGGGAAGACGGACACGATCCGGGATTGGCTGGACTGGCTGGAACGGCCGAAATCGGAGGGTGGGCGTGGTCTGGCGGCGTCGTATCGGGCGGTGCTGTTCGACACCGTGTCAGCGATCCTGGAAGCCGCGTTCGACGATAAGAAGATCCGGGCGAACCCGTGCAAGGCGAAAAGCATCAAACGCCCGAAGCCCGAACAGCGGAAAGTGGTGCCCTGGAAGGAAAATCAGGTCCACATGCTGAAGCTTGCGCTTCCTGAGCCGTACAAGATTATCGTACCGCTCGGGGCGGGCCTGGGACTTCGGCAAATGGAGATCTTCGGGTTCAGCCCCGATGACATCGACCGGGAGGAAATGGTGTGCAACGTTCAGCGGCAGATCCGCTGGATTGACAACACGCCCGTGTTCGCTCCTCCCAAGGGTGGGAAGACTCGCGTGGTGCCCATGGGCGGCGGGGTCCTGGATGAGATCGACGACTACATGGAGAACTTCGAACCCGTGACGGTCACGCTGCCGTGGCTTGAACCCGGTGGGCGTCCCGAATCTGTCCGGCTGCTCATCCGCAAGGTCAAGGAACGCGACCGCTACCGGGGTCGTCCGGTCGCCGACGTGATCGACGGGGCGAACTTCACCAACGACGTGTGGAAGCCCGCATACGGCACGGCCGGACTCGTCTACACCGATCGGCGAGACGGCATGCACGGAATGCGCCACTTCTACGCCTCGTCGAACCTCGCCGCCATGGTGTCCATTCGGGAACTCGCCGAGTCCCTCGGGCACCACGACCCCGGTTACACCCTCCGGATCTACACGCACCTCGTTCCGTCGAGCCACCGCCGGGCACGGGCCGCCGCCGACAAGGTTTTCAAGCCACGCCGGACCCGGACGACCTCCGAATCTGACACGGCCTGACGACGGCCTGACAAGATCGACAACTACATAAGTGCAGGTCAGGGCCTATCCCTAAAAGTTGTCGTAGAACAACGGGAACCCCGCCGGTCGGCCGTCGGGGGAGTAGGTCTTCTTCTGCGCTTCGTTGCCTCGGCCGCAGCACGCGTAGTAGGGGCTGACGTCCATGATCACCGGCACCCGCTGCCCGCGCGCCGCGGGCTCGGACGGCCGGATGATGTCGGCGGTGACCCGGTCGATCACGCCGTCGCGATCCAGGTCCTGCCCGGTCTCGACCCAGACCGACTCGCGGATCGCCTTCTCGTAGGAGAACACCGGCTGGCTCACCCCGCCGCTCACCTCGAAGGGCGGCGGCGTGGCAAGCGCGGTCGTCCCGCTCGTCAGCAGCCCGAAAGCCAGCAGCAACATCGAAATCCGTCGGATCCCACCCATTCCCGCGAGTATTCCCGAGTTCGCGGACACCTCGCCAGCACCGATCCCAAAACCTTTCGCGCTCGTTCGCCTGCCCGGGTACGGTCCGCTGGGGGAAGCACGCACACCGGAGAGCAGGGGGCGTCGATGGCATGCCGGATCAGTGAACTCGTACTCGAATGCCGTGATCCCGAGGTGCTGGCGCGGTTCTGGTGCGAGGTACTGGACTTCGTCGAGCTCGATCGTGAGGACGGCGCCATCGAGATCGGGCCGCGCGAAGGTTTCGGCGGCGCGCAGCCGACGATCATCCTCAGCCCGAACCCGGAGCCGGTACAGGCGAAACCCAGGCTGCACATCGACGTCAACGCCACGGACCGCGATCAGGACGCCGAACTCGAGCGGCTGCTGAAGATCGGGGCGCGCCCGGCCGACATCGGCCAGACCGGCGAGGAGCCCTGGCACGTTCTTCACGACCCGGAAGGCAACGAATTCTGCCTGCTCCGCGCCCGTATCAAGGAACTCTAGGCCCGCCACGCGGCTATTTGAGGGGAAACGCAAAGGTGGCGCGATCGTCGGCTCGTCGTGGGGTCGTGAGTGTTTAGACCGGTTAGAACCGGCCGTACCACTCACGACCCCCATGACTTGCCCGCCACGTGTGGTCGCTGCGCCAGGTGGGATGGCGTGAACGCCTCGTTCGCGACGTTGAACGTTGTGAACGGGGCGTTCACGTCGTCTCGCTGGTGAACTACACCCGATTTCGTGTCCACAATGGATGCCAGGCGCGAAATGTGGTCCGCTATGTCCTTTTCGTGCGGTTTTGCTGGAGTCTGAGACGTGACGAAGGGGGCCCATGTCACGCTCAGCGTTACAAGGGTGGCCTTTGTGTGGTTCAGCCGCGCCCGAGCGCAAGACGCCACATTTGGCCTTCTGCTCAATAACCGGTCTAAACACTCACGACCCCGCTCGGGTGAGGGAGGCCCTCACCTGCGCCGACCGTGGAGGAAGGCTCCGCTCCAATAAAATGTCGCGCATGGTTGAGATTTCGGCGCGAGCGCACGCGCACGCGGCACCGGCCGTCGTCTACGCGTTGCTCCGCGATGGCGCGAGCTGGCCGGACTGGTCCCCACTCGGGTCGTTCGAGCTGCTCAGAGAAGGTGAGACGGAACGCGAGGGGATCGGTGCGCTCCGCCTCTTCCGTACCGGGACCATCAAGAGCCGCGAGGAGATCGTCGAGCTCGTCCAAGACCGGCGGCTCAGCTACGAGCTGCGGGGCGGCCTGCCGCTGCGGAACTACCGCGCCGACGTCGACCTGACCCCGCGCGACGGCGGCACGGACATCCACTGGCATTCCGCGTTCGAGCCGAAGATCCCCGGCACCGGCTGGTTCTATCGCTGGTTCCTTGGTCGGGTGCTCCGGCGGATGGCCGAAACCCTCGCGGCGCGGGCCGCCGGAGGCGCCCCATAAGCTAGCCCCATGTCAGCGCCACGACGGGGAACGACCGGCCGTACCCAGGAGGAACGCAGTTCGGCCATGCGCCTGCGGCTGCTGGACGCCACCATCGATTGCCTGGTCGAGTACGGCTACGCGGGCACCACGACCACCAAGGTCGCCGACCTCGCCGGGGTCACCAGGGGCGCGCAGGTGCACCACTTCCCGACGAAGACCGACCTGGTCACCTCCGCGATCCGCCACCTCGCCGCGAAGCGCACCGAGGTGGCGATGGCCGAGCTGGACCGGCTCAAGGCGTCGGCGGACCCGATCGGGGACGCGCTGGATCTGCTGTGGGAGATGCACCAGGGCCCGGTGTTCTCCGCGACCGTCGAGCTGTGGGTCGCCTCGCGCACCGACGACGAGCTCCGGCGGCAGATGGCGGCCGTCGAGCCGATCGCGACCAGCAGCCTGGTCGACTTCGGCAAGGCGCTGATGCCCGAGTACGCCGGGCATCCCGAGTTCCTGCACGCGGTCTACACCGCGATGGACGTGGTCCGCGGCATCCTCATCGCCAGCTGGGCCACGCGTGACCAGGCCGAGCTGGAAGCCCGCTGGGCACGCGGGCGCGGCCACCTCCGGCTGCTGTTCACCGCCCTGCTGGAGTCGGCGGCCGCGCCTCGCTGAAACCCGGCCTCAGCTCACCACCGAGGCGACGAACTCCTTGAGCGTCACGGGGTCGCGGCCGATCAGCTTGCGCAGGTCTTCGCGCGGCAGGTCCATCTCGCCGCGGGCGAGCGTGGCGTAGAAGTCCGTGATCAGCTCGACCACGTGGCCGGGGAGCCCGGCCGCGGTCAGCCCTGCGGCGGCTTCCTCTTCGGTGATCTCCTGGTAGGCGACCGCCTTGCCGGAGACGTCCGAGATCGCCGCCGCCCAGTCCGCGAAGCTGTACGAAACCGGGCCGCCCAGTTCGTAGACGGCGTTCTCGTGGCCGTCGGTGGCGAGCACGACCGCGGCCGCGCGGGCGTAGTCCTCGCGCGCGGCCGGCGCGAATCGGCCGCCCTGGCTCGACGTGGCGACGGCGCCGGTCGCGAGCGCGCCCTGCACGGTGCCCGTGTTGTTCTCGAAGTACCAGTTGTTGCGCAGGAAGGTGAACGGGATGCCGGTGGCCCTGATGGCCTCCTCGGTCGGGCGGTGCGTGTTCGCCAGCGCGATGCCGCTGGTGTCGGCGGCGGTCAGCGAGGTGTAGACGATGTGCTTGACGCCGGCGGCCTTCGCGGCCTCGACGGCGGCGGTGTGCTGACGGACCCGCGTGACGTTGTCACCGTCGGCCGAGATGATCAGCAGCTTGTCTGCGCCCGCGAACGCGGCAGGCAGCGTCTCCGGCTTGTCGAAGTCGCCATGCCGGACGTCGATGCCCAGGTCGGCGGCCTTCTCCGGGACGCGCACGCTGCCGACGACCTCACTCGACGGCACGCGCTCCAGCAGGTGTTTCACGATCAGCCTGCCGAGCTGTCCGGTCGCTCCGGTCACCACGATGGTCATGTCATCTCCTTGGTTCGAGGTCGTTCACCCAGTCGAACCTGGCTTCAAATCCAATAATTCCCTTGAGAAAGTAATGACTTTGAAGTCTGTTACTATCTTGGGGAAAGTAAGGAGCGTGCCGTGCTGCCCAACCCGTTCGAGAAGGACTGCCCGACCCGTCAGATCCTCGACCGGATCGGCGACCGCTGGACCGTGCTGATCATCCTGACCCTCACCGGCGGGCCGCAGCGGTTCACCGACATCGGGAAACGGGTCGAGGGCATCTCGCAGAAGGTGCTCACCCAGACCCTGCAGAGCCTGGTGCGCGACGGCATGCTCACCCGCACCGCGTACGCCGAGATCCCGCCGCGCGTCGAGTACGAGCTGACCAAGCTGGGCCGCAACCTCGCCGAAACAGTGTCCTACCTCGACCGCTGGGCGCGCGAGCACATCGACGAGGTCATCAAGGCCCGTGCGGCCTACGACGGGGTCAATGCCTGACGAGACCGGCTTCGTGCGCGAGCAACCCGGCCTGGGTCCGGTTGGCGCAGCCGAGTTTCACGAGCATCCGCGAGACGTAGCTCTTCACGGTCGCCTCCGACAGATGCAGCCGCTTGGCGATGTCCGCGTTGGACAGTCCTTCGCCGAGGCAAGCCAGCACCTCGGTTTCGCGGTCGGTCAGCGAAGCCGCGCGGCGACGGGCGTCCTCACCGCGCTGCGCGCCGTCGGCGCCCGCGGCCACCAGACGGCGGGCGGCTGACGGCGAGAGCACGGTGTGCCCGTCGGCGGCCACCCTGACCAGGCCGATCAGGTCTTCCGGCGGTGTCGACTTCACGAGGAATCCGGCCGCGCCCGCCCGCAGCGCGCGGATGACGTAGGTGTCGGCGTCGAACGTGGTGAGCGCGACGACCGCGGGCGGATCGGGCAGCTCGCCGATGCGCTCGATCGCGGTGAGCCCGTCGACGCCGGGCATCCGCAGATCCATCAGCACGACCCTCGGCCGGTGCCGCACCACCATTTCAACGGCTTCGGCGCCGTCCTGCGCCTGTGCGACGACCTCGATGTCGTCAGCGGAGCCGAGGATGGTGCGCAGATGCGCGCACACCATCGGCTCGTCATCGACGACGACGACCGTGATCATGCTGTGCGCTTTCTGCTGTGGGGACATAGGCGGGCAGTATCGCACTGACCTCGAAGCCGCCGCTGATCACCGGGCCCGCCCGCAGGCTGCCGCCGATCAGCTCGACCCGTTGCCGCAGGCCGGACAGCCCGGCGCCGGAGCCGCTCCCGGCGAGCACCGGGTCCGGCGCGCCGCGCGGCGGCGAGTTGCGGACCTCGATGTCCAGACCATCCGGCCGGTACCGCAGCGCGAGGTCCACTTCGGAGCCGGGCGCGTGCTTGCGGACGTTGGTCAGCGCCTCCTGGACGACCCGGTAGGCCGTGCGCGCGACGGTCGGCGAAAGCCCGTTCCCGCCGCCGTCGACACGCAAGCGGACCGGGATGCCGACCGACTCCGACTCCGCCACGAGCATCGCGGGATCGGGCAGATCGACCACGGCCGCCTGCGCGGTGCCGGTGTCCTGTTCCGTGCCGCGCAGGACACCGACCAGGTCGCGCAACTCGTCGAGTGCGCGGGTGCCCTCGCTGCGGATGCCTTCGGCCGCGTCGCGCACCGAAGGTTCCCTGGAGGACACCGTCAACGCGCCCGCGTGCAAGACCATCAGGCTCAGCCGATGCGTGACGACGTCG encodes:
- a CDS encoding tyrosine-type recombinase/integrase; the encoded protein is MKGHVQDRWWRKKKVDGKLVYTESGRPVREKSELFGKGDRYKVHYYDQDGKERSKSFPDKKLTQANAFLNQMQNDVLTGDFIDPDAGDITFRVYTAQWRKGQSTDAGTRQTVTNKLRTAIFPFLGDKTLKVAGKTDTIRDWLDWLERPKSEGGRGLAASYRAVLFDTVSAILEAAFDDKKIRANPCKAKSIKRPKPEQRKVVPWKENQVHMLKLALPEPYKIIVPLGAGLGLRQMEIFGFSPDDIDREEMVCNVQRQIRWIDNTPVFAPPKGGKTRVVPMGGGVLDEIDDYMENFEPVTVTLPWLEPGGRPESVRLLIRKVKERDRYRGRPVADVIDGANFTNDVWKPAYGTAGLVYTDRRDGMHGMRHFYASSNLAAMVSIRELAESLGHHDPGYTLRIYTHLVPSSHRRARAAADKVFKPRRTRTTSESDTA
- a CDS encoding sensor histidine kinase, translated to MTCGPAPTKSDHIWLVVAAVAFAGLDALMGSLNQPTTGWAGPHAALLLQIPLDLSLIFAFHYPRIVAGLVLTGATLMLISDELVPGLFVPEHPISLATVPTITPVLLCVLVRVLDRRSLLILTGIFMVMGTRIWHPSWAVIPFGLVSTALPSLGSLYLQARRDLLRSLRDRAERAEREQHLLAEQARAEERRRLAGEMHDVVTHRLSLMVLHAGALTVSSREPSVRDAAEGIRSEGTRALDELRDLVGVLRGTEQDTGTAQAAVVDLPDPAMLVAESESVGIPVRLRVDGGGNGLSPTVARTAYRVVQEALTNVRKHAPGSEVDLALRYRPDGLDIEVRNSPPRGAPDPVLAGSGSGAGLSGLRQRVELIGGSLRAGPVISGGFEVSAILPAYVPTAESAQHDHGRRRR
- a CDS encoding SDR family oxidoreductase, with product MTIVVTGATGQLGRLIVKHLLERVPSSEVVGSVRVPEKAADLGIDVRHGDFDKPETLPAAFAGADKLLIISADGDNVTRVRQHTAAVEAAKAAGVKHIVYTSLTAADTSGIALANTHRPTEEAIRATGIPFTFLRNNWYFENNTGTVQGALATGAVATSSQGGRFAPAAREDYARAAAVVLATDGHENAVYELGGPVSYSFADWAAAISDVSGKAVAYQEITEEEAAAGLTAAGLPGHVVELITDFYATLARGEMDLPREDLRKLIGRDPVTLKEFVASVVS
- a CDS encoding winged helix-turn-helix transcriptional regulator; amino-acid sequence: MLPNPFEKDCPTRQILDRIGDRWTVLIILTLTGGPQRFTDIGKRVEGISQKVLTQTLQSLVRDGMLTRTAYAEIPPRVEYELTKLGRNLAETVSYLDRWAREHIDEVIKARAAYDGVNA
- a CDS encoding VOC family protein, yielding MACRISELVLECRDPEVLARFWCEVLDFVELDREDGAIEIGPREGFGGAQPTIILSPNPEPVQAKPRLHIDVNATDRDQDAELERLLKIGARPADIGQTGEEPWHVLHDPEGNEFCLLRARIKEL
- a CDS encoding TetR/AcrR family transcriptional regulator, translated to MRLRLLDATIDCLVEYGYAGTTTTKVADLAGVTRGAQVHHFPTKTDLVTSAIRHLAAKRTEVAMAELDRLKASADPIGDALDLLWEMHQGPVFSATVELWVASRTDDELRRQMAAVEPIATSSLVDFGKALMPEYAGHPEFLHAVYTAMDVVRGILIASWATRDQAELEARWARGRGHLRLLFTALLESAAAPR
- a CDS encoding response regulator, with amino-acid sequence MITVVVVDDEPMVCAHLRTILGSADDIEVVAQAQDGAEAVEMVVRHRPRVVLMDLRMPGVDGLTAIERIGELPDPPAVVALTTFDADTYVIRALRAGAAGFLVKSTPPEDLIGLVRVAADGHTVLSPSAARRLVAAGADGAQRGEDARRRAASLTDRETEVLACLGEGLSNADIAKRLHLSEATVKSYVSRMLVKLGCANRTQAGLLAHEAGLVRH
- a CDS encoding SRPBCC family protein codes for the protein MVEISARAHAHAAPAVVYALLRDGASWPDWSPLGSFELLREGETEREGIGALRLFRTGTIKSREEIVELVQDRRLSYELRGGLPLRNYRADVDLTPRDGGTDIHWHSAFEPKIPGTGWFYRWFLGRVLRRMAETLAARAAGGAP